Proteins encoded by one window of Tamandua tetradactyla isolate mTamTet1 chromosome 24, mTamTet1.pri, whole genome shotgun sequence:
- the ADH5 gene encoding alcohol dehydrogenase class-3, translating into MANQVIKCKAAVAWEAGKPLSIEEIEVAPPKAHEVRIKIIATAVCHTDAYTLSGADPEGCFPVILGHEGAGIVESVGEGVTKLRAGDTVIPLYIPQCGECKFCLNPKTNLCQKIRVTQGRGLMPDGTSRFTCKGKTLLHYMGTSTFSEYTVVADISVAKIDPLAPLDKVCLLGCGVSTGYGAAVNTAKVEPGSTCAVFGLGGVGLAVIMGCKVAGASRIIGVDLNKDKFARAKEFGASECINPEDFSKPIQEVLVEMTDGGVDYSFECIGNVKVMRAALEACHKGWGVSVVVGVAATGEEISTRPFQLVTGRTWKGTAFGGWKSVESVPKLVSEYMSKKIKVDEFVTHKLSFDQINKAFELMHAGKSIRTVVKI; encoded by the exons GTTATCAAGTGCAAGGCTGCAGTTGCCTGGGAAGCTGGAAAGCCACTTTCCATTGAGGAGATAGAGGTGGCACCCCCAAAGGCTCATGAAGTTCGAATTAAG ATTATTGCCACGGCTGTTTGTCACACGGATGCTTATACCCTGAGTGGGGCTGATCCTGAGGGGTGTTTTCCAGTGATCTTGGGACATGAAGGCGCTGGGATTGTGGAGAGTGTTGGTGAAGGAGTTACTAAGCTGAGAGCAG GTGATACTGTCATCCCGCTTTACATCCCACAGTGTGGAGAATGCAAGTTTTGTCTGAATCCTAAGACAAACCTTTGCCAAAAGATAAG agTCACTCAAGGGAGAGGATTAATGCCAGATGGTACTAGCAGATTTACTTGTAAAGGAAAGACACTTTTACATTACATGGGAACCAGTACCTTTTCTGAATACACAGTTGTGGCTGATATTTCTGTTGCTAAAATAGATCCCTTAGCACCCCTGGATAAAGTCTGCCTGCTCGGTTGCGGCGTTTCAACTGGTTAcggtgctgctgtgaacactgccAAG GTGGAACCTGGCTCTACTTGTGCTGTGTTTGGCCTGGGAGGAGTTGGATTGGCAGTTATCATGGGCTGTAAGGTGGCTGGTGCTTCCCGGATCATTGGTGTGGACCTCAATAAAGATAAATTTGCAAGGGCCAAGGAGTTTGGAGCCTCTGAATGTATTAACCCTGAAGACTTCAGTAAACCCATTCAGGAAGTACTTGTTGAGATGACTGATGGAGGGGTGGACTATTCCTTTGAGTGTATTGGTAACGTGAAGGTTATG AGAGCAGCGCTAGAGGCATGCCACAAAGGCTGGGGCGTCAGCGTGGTAGTCGGAGTAGCTGCTACAGGTGAAGAAATCTCCACTCGTCCGTTCCAGCTGGTAACAGGTCGGACATGGAAAGGCACTGCATTTGGAG gatGGAAGAGTGTAGAAAGTGTCCCAAAGCTTGTGTCTGAATATATGTCTAAAAAGATAAAAGTTGATGAATTTGTGACTCACAAACTATCTTTCGACCAAATTAACAAAGCCTTTGAACTGATGCATGCAGGCAAGAG CATTAGAACTGTTGTCAAGATTTAA